The genomic stretch CAGAAGGATCAACCCGCATCGGAGCCACGAGCAAAACACGTCGTTCTTCATTGTTGGGTGATTCCATAGGCAGCCCGTTCGGCCTGTTGCTTCGCGATGAACTTCTCCGCATCCCCCGCCTTTTCCTTGTCTTCCTCAGCCTGTTGCGCGTCTTTCTGCGCTTCCTTCTGGGCCTTGGCCGCGTTGAGCTGAAGGATGTCCGCATTCTGGCTCGTCACGATATCGAGGTAGTGCGTCGTGATTTCGGCCGTCGCCTGCTGCGTCGGGGAAAGTGATAACTGCGATTGCAATTCCTGCCGACGCTGCGCCATCTCTTTCGTGTGTTGCATGATGTTCGAACCCATCTGGAAGAGGTTCCGAGCGACCTTGTCGTTCTGCTGAAACAAGGTGTTCATGTCTAAGAACCACTGCGCGTTCGACTTGCCCGACCGGCTGATCAGCCCTTGCACCTGCGTCACCCATTCGCCGCCCTTCTGCAGGTCGCCGTAGAGCCCTTGGAGCGTGCCAACCAGCCCCTTGACCTTGTTGATGTCGCCCGTGATTTGGTCATACGCCGCTCTCCATGCAGCGGGGTTGAGCTTCTGGGCCTGCAACAGTTGGTTCGCCATCATCTGGTACTGATAGAGGATGTTGGTGTTCTGGTAGATCTCGCCCTTGACGGCCTTAGCCGCCGTGACAACGTTCTGCGCGAAGTTCGCAGGATCGAACACCGTCAGCGCGGACGCGTGCTGGGCAACGAACATGGAGACCGCGAAGGCTGCGGCGCGAAGAGTCGGCATGAGTTTCATCGTGGGACCTTTCAGTCGAGGGTTCGATGCGCCGTACCAACTGCGCCCGGCGCCGTGGGTGCGTCGTGCGAGAGTCGCGCCGGCAAAGGGTGCGCGCCGCCCGGCGCCGCCGGGAGACGAGTGAGAGTAGGCGTACCGATGGTGATCGCGTCGATCTCATCGTCCGTGAGCCCAAACACGTCGTAGTAACGGGACTGCTGGGTGAGGTTCGAAATGAGCTTCATGGGGGTTCCTGTCAGTCGAGGGTGGCCATTTCCTGCAGATAGTCTTCACGCCAGGTCGGCGAGCCGCTCGCAAGATGCTTGTCGAGTGTGCGTTGCGCCGCGCCGTCAGCACGCAAGATTGCAAGCGCTTCTTTCGGGAACTTCGCCTGCAGCATCCGCGAGTGGTCCGGCGTGACCCATAGGTAGTCACGATTGGGAACGCCATTGCTGATCATGTCGATCTGGTCGTCGGTCAGCCCGAACACGTCGCGATAGAGGCGTTTGTTGTTGCGCGCGTCGCGGTTCGGCAGGAAGAAGAAGTTCGGAATGTTCTCCTTCATAATTTCGAAATTCGGGACCCGCTCGAGCTGGCTCAGCGACTGCGTCGCCATCACGAGCGTGCCGTTCAGACCGCGGATCGTGACAACCCACATCTCCAGTCGCGCATAGAAGCGCGGGTACCGGAAAAAGAAGCCGCATTCCTCGACCTCGATGATCGTGACTCGCTTGCCATCCAGCCACTGCGAGATGCGGTAGAAGGCGTAATCCATGAACAGCGCGGCGGCAACTGGGTAGCTCTCGAACAGTTCGCCCATCTCGATCGCCAAATCGTCGGAAAGGTTGAACGCGTCTTCGACGTGATCGAAGAACCGGCCGTTCTTCTCGCCCTTGGTCCAGATCTGCAGGCGCTCCCGTAGCTCGAGGGGCAACAGCGTGGTCAAGAACGAAAGTGTCCAGTACTCCGGGCCATAGCCTTGCGCGAGCGTGACGACCCTCTCGTAGATCGTCCGCTGCTGAGTCGGGCTGCAGTGGAAATTCTCTCCTTCACCCTCGATTGCCATCTGGACCCAGTCTGACACGTAGGTGTAGTGCCGGGGATCGGCCAACAGGGAGAGTGGGTTGACCTGCGTCGCGGCCGCGAACTTGCCGGTTGCATCGACGAACTTGCCATCCGCAAACACGGTCGGAATGCGCGTCGACCGGTTTTTGTCGAACTTAATTCGGCGCGGCCGGAAGCGCCCGGTTTGCGAAACGAGAAAATTGAGGAAGATGGTCTTGCCGGCGCCAATAGGGCCGATGATCAGCACGTGCGACTTCCCGCTCGGATCGTGCAACGAAACGCGCTGCAACGTCCGGTGACGGGTCGGCAAGAGTGTCAGCGGCCCGATCTTCTCGCCCAACTGCTGCGTGAGCCATTCGTTGACGTCGCTCCCTTCTGCGACACCTCGCACCGGCGCGATGTCAGAAACAACCGGCGTCTCGACGAACTGCAGCCGCTTCTGTTGGTCCCACCGGCCAGGCAGCGTCGACGCCCATGCCGCGGCGAGATTCCGCTTCTCTACGAGCACACCGAAGCCAGCGTTGCCGATGCGGCCGACGATCTCGCGAGCGTTGTCGTCGCATTCGTCGATCGTGTCCCCATAGACGACTACCGAGATGTTCGCGAAGCCGTACTGCTGGCCGTCCGCGATCAGGCGCGCGAGCGCGTTCTCCGCCTCTTTGGCAAGGATCTCGCGCCCTTGCTCGTTCTCCATGCTTTCCTTCTTCTCGTCCTTCGAGAAAAAGCTCTTCAGGACTTTCACGGGACTGAACGCAGCGACCTTGTAAAACTTGCGCATCTTCTCGATGTACGCCTGCGCCTTGCTGGTAGACAGGAATCGAAACATGACGCACACATCGAACTCGGCGTCAACGTCAGCGAGCACGTCGAGCGCGGCCTCCTGAAAGCCCATCCACTCTTTCACCGCGATGATCTTCGCGTACCGCGTGCCGTAAGCGGACTCGAACATGATGTGCTCGGCACCGTAGGTCACGAAGCTTTCCGTTAGGTGCGTGTCGAGCATCGTCACGGGGTAGCGCACTCGCCGCGGTGGAACGGACGGATTGGCAGTCTGATGAAGGAAGGCGAGCGCGTTCTGCAGTTGGAGTCGCTTCATCTTGAGCCGCGCAACACCACCCTTGAATGCGTCCAGGATCCCTTCAAAGCGCTTGATATCCGAGGCGATTCGCTCCATGTCGAATACGAACGCGCTGCGCGCCAACACCATATCCTTGAGGGTCTCGACCAATGCGATCGGGACCGACTTGCCACCGACCGTGATGTGATAGGCGACCTTTTCGAAGAGCTTGTTGATCCCCGTCTCGGGCGTGTACGCGAGCGCGAGCGAGTGGGTGTTCCGAAAGTACTTTCCGCTCCCCACACTCTTCTGGTTAATCGCGTCTACGCGCTGATCCATCTCCGACGCAAAGCGTCCACCGATCTCACCCCGAACGCGGCGATGCGACATTCGCCACCACGCGGTGATCCGATGATCAAAGTTCTTGCAGGCATGGTCGAGGTTGTCGCGGGCCGCCGAGATCTCGTCAGCGTTTGGACTATCCGCGTCCACGCCTTCGAAGCTGTACAGCGTCAACAGTGACCCGTCCTTGTCAAGAATGACTTCGGGGGTCACCATCGTCGCCCACGGGGCGATTTCCTGAATCGCTCGACGCTTCGGGTTCGTGCTCACAGCGGGAGCTCCTGATCAAATCCATACGGCCGCCGGAATCGGGCGGCGACATCGGCGGTAGGCACTGGCTCGTGCACGTCGGGGTACCGGTTGTAGACCACCAGCACCTCTTTCCACCACGGATCGCTTGACGAAAGCCAACGAAGCACCCAGTGCACCACGATGCCGATGACCAAATAGATCGGCGACATGCTGCTGTAGCAGAGCAGCGCTGTCAGCGTCCCGTTGGCGATGGCAAGGCCGCGATCGGCGCCGCCCATCTGGCGCGGCAACGAAAGCGACCGGCTAACTTTTTTCGGCTCACGCACAGGTGTAGTTGATCTTCAACTGGTTTTTGACGATAGGGATCGCACACGATGCAAGGCCCAAGCCCACAACCACGGTCGAGAGAAACTTCCCGAAGTTGCTCTCGGAGTTCGAAATCATGACCGCGCCAACAATGATCAGGACGATGCCGATCCCGTACAACCAAGGCCCGCTCACGTACGACTGAATCAGACAGACGAGGTTGGCCGCATTGCCCAGATCCCCGAGATCGACCGCCTTCGCGGCCGGCGCAGCAAACGTGAAGATCAATGCGATCAGCGTTGACAGTCGCTGGCCGCGCCCGAACAGATAGCCGGCGGTGTCTTTCGATTTTTTGCGGACCAGCGAACACAACGCTTGAATGTGCTTCTTCATTGGATAAATCCCGTGTAGTTAGAAAACGCGTTTGAGGACGTAGTCCCCGTCTTTGAACCCTTGAATCGCGAGCACCTCCGACACGTACCCACGTGTACCCTCGCGTCGAAGATGGATGACGTAGGAGTAGCAGCTCGATATCGCCATGCGGATATCGGGCAGGTCTCTGTAGTCGTTCAGTACGGAAGCGGCAACCATCACCGCCTCGATGCGGTCCAGAGCGCCACGTGCGCTCGCGCCGGGAATCGACGCCATACCGCCAGATCGGCCGGCGCTATGAGCGCGGACAAACGCGGCGACTTCGCTGTCGCGAATGTCGCCAACGATGAGTCGATCAGGGTACGTTTCGAGAGCCCACTGCACCACGCAGCGCTCGCCGTCCTCCGGAACCCGCCGTACCGTCGCGACATCACCGCCGAGCACTGTCACTGTCCGCGTTTTGTCGATCACGATCACGCGCTCGGAGTGCGGCACGTGCGCGGCGAGCGCGCAGAGAAGTGACGATTTGCCACTCGAGGCATAACCGGTGATCAGCATGTTTGCACCGTGCCGTACGGCATCAGCCAACGTGTCAATGGCGAATTCCCTGTTGGGGGTCGAGGTAGGGCTTGAGGAGTTCATCGATAGATCGACCATTAGAAAACGCGCTCAAGGACGTAATCGCCGTCCCTGAAACCCTTGATCGCGAGCACCTCGGAGACGTGCCGCAGCTCGCCGGAGCGCCGCATGTGGATGACGTAGTGAAAGCAATCGGCGATCGCCTTGCGCATATCGGCGAGCTCCCACCGACTGCCGGGCGGGATGCCGAGCATCGCAAGGCTTTCGAGGCGGCTAAGGCCGCCGCGCGCGTCGTTCGAGTGGATCGAACCCATCCCACCGTCGTGGCCAGTACTGAGCGCCTGGATGAAGTCGTACGCTTCCCCACCGCGCACTTCGCCGACGATGATCCGATCGGGACGGAAGCGCAGGCATAGCGCCACGAGAACCTGCGTCGTCACGCCTTTGTCGGGGTTTGAGAGAAGACGGACACGGTTCGGAAGGTCGACCTTCAGCTCCATCGTGTCTTCGATGGTGATCACACGTTCGTCGACGGGAATGACCTCATTCAACGCGTTCAGGAACGTCGTTTTGCCGCTCGACGTGCCGCCCGCGACGAGGACGTTGGCGCGTTGTTGGATCATCCCGATAAACGCTTCGGCGAGCGTCTCATCAGCAACGGCTGGCGGGAAGATCAGCCGGTCGGCCTCTCTCTTCGCGTGCGCGCGCGAGAACGCGCCCATCCGCGCATAGTCGTTGAGCGACAGCTTGGTCTCCCGGTGCCGGCGAATAGCGAGCGCGTCGCCATCGATCGCTGTCGGTTTCATGACCGTCGCGATCCGGAGATTCTTGTGGCCGCCGTTGATAATTCCCTGTGCCGTGCCAGCTTGCGCCGACTTCTCGACCGAGGCCGCGAGCGAGTGGATGGCACCCGTCAACGTCGCTGGATTGAACTCGACATCGAGGCGACGCATCACGCCCCGCTCCTCAACCCAGATGTTGTTCGCCGAATTGATCATGACTTCGGCGACGTTCGGACTGTCGAGCTGCTCTTTGATGAGCTTCAGCGACTCGAAGAACAGCGCCACTGCGTTCTCTTCGAGGCGCGCGACCTTCAGAAAGGGATTTTCGGCAATTTCAGACATGCAGCTATTGTTCAAGCTGCCACTGCCGCCGATCGCCCGAAAGGATGGCTAAATTGAACAGCTTTCGCGCGCCCGATGAAGAGCGTCGCGACGCCGCCGGCGCGCGGAATCCCGGTCAACCGGTTGAGGTGGCTAACCCGAAATGCTCTCGAAAAACGTATAGCTTTCGCGCCTCCGGAGCCCGGAATCCAGTGACACGCGTTTGCAATGGACGAAAAAAAACCCGGTCGCGAGGACCGGGCGGATTTCAGGAAATGGCGTGCCGTTTCGGCCGCTCAACAAACGACCTCGATCGTCTCGCCGAACGGCGCGCGCCGCGCGCGCTGGAGCGGTGTCGTCGACGCCCAGAGAACAGGGTAAGCCGGCTCTTCGGACGGGAACGTGCCGTCCATGTCGGTCAGGTACACGAGAAACGCGGGTTCGATCTCCTCGGTCTTAATCCGTCGAAACGGATCGGTGAACGACGTGCCGCCTCCGCCCTTCAGCGGCGCCAGCTCGACCGGTTCCCCGCGCTCGAAGACCTGCACCTGCGTGACGCGGTCGTCGCAATCCATCACAATCAACCTGCGCGGGCGAACAGCATCGGCAACCGACAGGATTTCGGCGGCGAACTGCGCCTGCGTTTCGTCCCAGACGGAACCGCTGGCATCGCGCACAAACACCGCCTCGCCCACTGCAGGCTCGCTCAATGAAGGCAAATACATGCCGAGATGCAGGTAACGGCGGTTCGGCTGCGCCCACGTATAGTCGGTCGGCGCCGCGTCCTGTGCAAACCGATGCAGGAGCGAGCGCCAATCGACCACCGCAGCGACTGCCTGCTCGACCGCCGCCTGTAGCGCGCCGCCGAGTTTCCCGCAGGCCTGAGCCGCCTTCGCCGCCTGCAACACGGCCACCTTCCACTCGGCCTCCTTCGCCGCCTTATCGGACCCGGCGTACTGCCGGACCTCCCCGCAAGACGGCGCAGCATCGGCAGCCGAGCCATCCGCTGAATTCGCTGGTTGAGCGCCGGGCGAATTTGACGAAGAGCCCGGCTGTCTTTCCGCTTGCGGCGTGGACGCTTGCTTCCCGCCCGGTTGCTTCGCCGCTTGTCGTTCCTCGTTAAGGCGCGTCCCGTAGATTTCCTCCGCGGACATCCCCTTGAAACGCGCATCGACCAGTCCACCAGGTGGAAGCTGCATGCCGGCGTCGATGACGATCGGATTGATAGCGTAGTCGCCCGCCTCGTTCCAACCACGCGGATCGCGATAGCCTTGCCGCCAACAATGCCCGAGTGCAACGTGCCAGACCTCATGGGCGAGCACACCGCGTATCTGCAGGTCGGTCAGGCCGGCCGCATACACCGGGTTGTAGCCGAGCGATTCGCCGTCCGTCCAGAACGTCTCGCAACTCGGATCCTCTCGGACTTTGAGCCGTAGCGCCAACACTCCAATGAACGGGTGATCGAGCACCAGCGCCGTGCGCTGCTTCGCGATGCGTGGGTCCATGGCGTCCTCATGCTGCGGCGAGGAATGACAGGCGCGTCGCCGACTGATCCGGAACCTGGTCAGTCAGCGGCACCGCCGGCGCGCCGCCCATAAAGGCCGCCATCAGCCCCTCGATCTCGGTCGCCTTGGTGGCAACCTGCGAGCGCAACACACTGGACTCTTTCAACTCCGCGCCGTTGTGCGCGGCGAGGTGCTGTCTCGCCTCCGCGAGGATGTGTGCGAGCTTCGGGTCGTTGCTGAAATTCAGCTTCGGCAGCAAATCGCACAACTCGCGAACGTGATTGGCGACGTCGAGACGGACGTTGCCGGACGCGTATAGGCGGGATGCCATCGTTGAGACGGCCTCGTACAGCCGGCCGACCAGGTCGTTGTTCGCGGTCTGGATCGACGCCATCGCATGCTCGTCGATCTCCGTGCGCAATGTGGTCAGAACATCGCTCGGCAGATCGACCCCGAACTGGC from Burkholderia ubonensis subsp. mesacidophila encodes the following:
- a CDS encoding type VI secretion protein; the protein is MKLMPTLRAAAFAVSMFVAQHASALTVFDPANFAQNVVTAAKAVKGEIYQNTNILYQYQMMANQLLQAQKLNPAAWRAAYDQITGDINKVKGLVGTLQGLYGDLQKGGEWVTQVQGLISRSGKSNAQWFLDMNTLFQQNDKVARNLFQMGSNIMQHTKEMAQRRQELQSQLSLSPTQQATAEITTHYLDIVTSQNADILQLNAAKAQKEAQKDAQQAEEDKEKAGDAEKFIAKQQAERAAYGITQQ
- a CDS encoding VirB4 family type IV secretion system protein → MSTNPKRRAIQEIAPWATMVTPEVILDKDGSLLTLYSFEGVDADSPNADEISAARDNLDHACKNFDHRITAWWRMSHRRVRGEIGGRFASEMDQRVDAINQKSVGSGKYFRNTHSLALAYTPETGINKLFEKVAYHITVGGKSVPIALVETLKDMVLARSAFVFDMERIASDIKRFEGILDAFKGGVARLKMKRLQLQNALAFLHQTANPSVPPRRVRYPVTMLDTHLTESFVTYGAEHIMFESAYGTRYAKIIAVKEWMGFQEAALDVLADVDAEFDVCVMFRFLSTSKAQAYIEKMRKFYKVAAFSPVKVLKSFFSKDEKKESMENEQGREILAKEAENALARLIADGQQYGFANISVVVYGDTIDECDDNAREIVGRIGNAGFGVLVEKRNLAAAWASTLPGRWDQQKRLQFVETPVVSDIAPVRGVAEGSDVNEWLTQQLGEKIGPLTLLPTRHRTLQRVSLHDPSGKSHVLIIGPIGAGKTIFLNFLVSQTGRFRPRRIKFDKNRSTRIPTVFADGKFVDATGKFAAATQVNPLSLLADPRHYTYVSDWVQMAIEGEGENFHCSPTQQRTIYERVVTLAQGYGPEYWTLSFLTTLLPLELRERLQIWTKGEKNGRFFDHVEDAFNLSDDLAIEMGELFESYPVAAALFMDYAFYRISQWLDGKRVTIIEVEECGFFFRYPRFYARLEMWVVTIRGLNGTLVMATQSLSQLERVPNFEIMKENIPNFFFLPNRDARNNKRLYRDVFGLTDDQIDMISNGVPNRDYLWVTPDHSRMLQAKFPKEALAILRADGAAQRTLDKHLASGSPTWREDYLQEMATLD
- a CDS encoding VirB3 family type IV secretion system protein, which gives rise to MGGADRGLAIANGTLTALLCYSSMSPIYLVIGIVVHWVLRWLSSSDPWWKEVLVVYNRYPDVHEPVPTADVAARFRRPYGFDQELPL
- a CDS encoding TrbC/VirB2 family protein; the encoded protein is MKKHIQALCSLVRKKSKDTAGYLFGRGQRLSTLIALIFTFAAPAAKAVDLGDLGNAANLVCLIQSYVSGPWLYGIGIVLIIVGAVMISNSESNFGKFLSTVVVGLGLASCAIPIVKNQLKINYTCA
- a CDS encoding ATPase, T2SS/T4P/T4SS family, which produces MNSSSPTSTPNREFAIDTLADAVRHGANMLITGYASSGKSSLLCALAAHVPHSERVIVIDKTRTVTVLGGDVATVRRVPEDGERCVVQWALETYPDRLIVGDIRDSEVAAFVRAHSAGRSGGMASIPGASARGALDRIEAVMVAASVLNDYRDLPDIRMAISSCYSYVIHLRREGTRGYVSEVLAIQGFKDGDYVLKRVF
- a CDS encoding CpaF family protein; the protein is MSEIAENPFLKVARLEENAVALFFESLKLIKEQLDSPNVAEVMINSANNIWVEERGVMRRLDVEFNPATLTGAIHSLAASVEKSAQAGTAQGIINGGHKNLRIATVMKPTAIDGDALAIRRHRETKLSLNDYARMGAFSRAHAKREADRLIFPPAVADETLAEAFIGMIQQRANVLVAGGTSSGKTTFLNALNEVIPVDERVITIEDTMELKVDLPNRVRLLSNPDKGVTTQVLVALCLRFRPDRIIVGEVRGGEAYDFIQALSTGHDGGMGSIHSNDARGGLSRLESLAMLGIPPGSRWELADMRKAIADCFHYVIHMRRSGELRHVSEVLAIKGFRDGDYVLERVF
- a CDS encoding vWA domain-containing protein; amino-acid sequence: MDPRIAKQRTALVLDHPFIGVLALRLKVREDPSCETFWTDGESLGYNPVYAAGLTDLQIRGVLAHEVWHVALGHCWRQGYRDPRGWNEAGDYAINPIVIDAGMQLPPGGLVDARFKGMSAEEIYGTRLNEERQAAKQPGGKQASTPQAERQPGSSSNSPGAQPANSADGSAADAAPSCGEVRQYAGSDKAAKEAEWKVAVLQAAKAAQACGKLGGALQAAVEQAVAAVVDWRSLLHRFAQDAAPTDYTWAQPNRRYLHLGMYLPSLSEPAVGEAVFVRDASGSVWDETQAQFAAEILSVADAVRPRRLIVMDCDDRVTQVQVFERGEPVELAPLKGGGGTSFTDPFRRIKTEEIEPAFLVYLTDMDGTFPSEEPAYPVLWASTTPLQRARRAPFGETIEVVC